GTAAAGGGATGACTGATACAGCCCTTAAGACGGCTGACTCAGGTTATCTGACTCGTCGTTTGGTTGATGTGGCACAAGATGTGATTATCCGTGAAGACGACTGTGGAACCGATCGTGGTCTTGTTATCCGCTCAATTACTGACGGTAAGGAAATGATTGAGCCATTAGAAGAACGCTTGATTGGTCGTTATACGAAGAAATCGGTTAAACATCCTGAAACAGGCGAAATCATCGTTGGTCCAGATGTATTGATTACAGAAGATATGGCGCATGAGATTGTTAGCGCTGGTGTCGAAGAAGTCACTATTCGCTCTGTCTTTACATGTAATACACGTCATGGGGTTTGCCGTCGTTGTTACGGTATCAACTTGGCAACGGGCGATGCGGTTGAAGTCGGTGAGGCAGTCGGAACGATTGCCGCCCAATCTATCGGTGAACCTGGTACACAGCTTACAATGCGCACTTTCCACACGGGTGGTGTTGCGTCTAATACCGATATCACACAAGGTCTTCCTCGTGTCCAAGAAATCTTTGAAGCCCGCAATCCGAAAGGGGAAGCAGTTATTACTGAAGTCAAAGGTGAGGTGACTGCGATTGAAGAAGATGCTTCTACTCGAACTAAGAAAGTTTTTGTTAAAGGGGCAACTGGTGAAGGGGAATATGTAGTACCATTTACAGCTCGTATGAAAGTAGCAGTAGGGGATAAAATCTCTCGCGGTGCTGCTCTGACAGAAGGGTCTATCCAGCCTAAGCACTTGCTGGCTGTTCGTGATGTCTTGTCTGTTGAAACTTACCTGCTAGCTGAAGTACAAAAAGTTTACCGCAGCCAAGGGGTAGAAATCGGTGACAAGCACATCGAGGTAATGGTTCGCCAGATGATTCGCAAAGTGCGTGTTATGGATCCAGGAGATACCGACCTTCTTATGGGTACACTCATGGATATCACAGACTTTACCGATGCTAACCGCGATGTGGTTATCTCTGGAGGAGTTCCTGCGACTGCTCGTCCAGTCCTCATGGGAATTACTAAAGCATCTCTTGAAACAAATAGTTTCTTGTCAGCGGCTTCCTTCCAAGAAACCACTCGTGTCCTCACAGATGCGGCTATCCGTGGTAAGAAAGACCACTTGCTTGGTCTCAAAGAAAATGTTATCATTGGTAAAATCATTCCAGCTGGTACAGGTATGGCTCGTTACCGTAACCTTGAACCACAAGCTGTCAATGAAGTCGAAATTATCGAAGATACAACTGTAACAGAACCTGTGGAAGAAACCACTACAGTAGAATAATAAAGAGTCGAGCCTTCTCGGCTCTTTTTATGTTCAAAATTATTTTGTGAAAATTTTCCTTATATCAAGAAAACTTTTAGAAAATATGATATAATAGTTTCGTATAAAATAGAAAAAGGAGTTTTTGTAACATGGCAAAACTTACTGTTAAAGACGTTGAATTGAAAGGCAAAAAAGTCCTTGTTCGCGTTGATTTCAATGTGCCGCTTAAAGACGGAGTTATCACAAACGACAACCGTATCTCAGCTGCTCTTCCAACAATCAAGTATATCCTTGAACATGGTGGACGTGCTATTCTTTTCTCTCACCTTGGACGTGTGAAAGAAGAAGCTGATAAAGAAGGAAAATCTCTTGCACCAGTTGCGGCTGATTTAGCTAAAAAATTAGGTCAAGATGTTGCTTTCCTTCCAGGAGTAACTCGTGGAGCAGAGCTTGAAGCAGCTATCAATGCCCTTAAAGACGGTGAAGTTCTTCTTGTTGAAAACACTCGTTTTGAAGATGTTGACGGGAAGAAAGAATCTAAAAACGATCCAGAACTTGGTAAATATTGGGCTTCACTTGGAGATGGCATTTTTGTAAACGATGCTTTTGGTACAGCTCACCGTGCTCACGCATCTAATGTAGGTATCTCAGCTAATGTGGACAAAGCAGTTGCTGGTTTCCTTCTTGAAAACGAAATTGCTTATATCAAAGAAGCTGTTGAAAATCCAGTTCGTCCATTCGTAGCCATTCTTGGTGGTTCAAAGGTCTCTGATAAGATCGGTGTTATCGAAAATCTTCTTGAAAAAGCTGATAAAGTTCTTATCGGTGGTGGTATGACTTATACTTTCTACAAAGCACAAGGTATCGAAATCGGTAACTCACTTGTAGAAGAAGATAAATTGGATATAGCGAAAGCTCTTCTTGAAAAAGCAAACGGCAAATTGATCTTGCCAGTTGACTCAAAAGAAGCAAACGCATTTGCTGACTACACTGAAGTGAAAGATACTGAAGGTGAAGCAGTGGATCTAGGCTTCCTTGGTTTGGATATCGGTCCAAAATCTATCGCTAAATTTGATCAAGAATTGACTGGTGCTAAAACAGTTGTATGGAACGGACCTATGGGTGTCTTTGAAAACCCTGACTTCCAAGCTGGTACAATTGGTGTGATGGACGCTATCGTGAAACAACCAGGTGTGAAATCAATCATCGGTGGTGGTGACTCAGCTGCTGCAGCTATCAACCTTGGTCGTGCAGACAAATTCTCATGGATTTCTACAGGCGGAGGCGCAAGCATGGAGCTTCTTGAAGGTAAAGTATTGCCAGGATTGGCTGCTCTTACAGAAAAATAAGGCGGTCAGTCAGAAATCTATGATTTCGTTGAGTGTCATTTCTGATTTTTAGGGGACAACTTCAACTCATCCACTGGAAGAGTTGAACCCTGCAAGGCTGAATAGGTTGGTCACGAGCTTAGCGAAGTGAACTGCCATTCAGCTATTGCGCTATAAGTAGATGAAAAGGGCTGGATGTCAGCTCTTTTCTAGTGCACACGCTAGATTTTCTGCGAAACGAAGTGAGCTAAGAAAATCAGTGGAGGTAAAGATAAAGTACTGCCAGCTCTTGCAGCACTTATGGAACAATAATTCTAAAGGAGACTGGAACAAAAAATTTCCAGTCTTAAATTTATGTAATCATAAATGATGACTGCAGTAGCTGATTGATCACAGCAGTACTTTAAGGTTGCAGTTAGGATTTGTGGCACAAGCTTCAACTTTTTAGAATGAAAAGAAATTGTTTTCATTTCTTGTAATCATTATTATCTTTTCTCTAAAATATGTTAGAATAAAGGTAAAAGGAAATGCGTGAATGGGTTATTTTAAAAAGTATAAGTTTGATAAGTCGAAATTTAAATTAGGAATGCGAACCTTTAAAACGGGGGTCGCGGTTTTTATTGTTCTTCTTATCTTTGGGCTTTTTGGTTGGAAAGGATTGCAGATTGGTGCTCTGACAGCTGTTTTCAGTTTGCGTGAAGATTTTGATAAGAGCGTCCATTTTGGAACCTCTCGTATTTTAGGAAATAGCATTGGTGGTTTGTATGCCTTGCTCTTCTTTCTCATCAATAACCTGTTTCATGAGCAGTTTTGGGTGACCTTACTGGTCGTTCCTATTTGTACGATGTTAACGATTATGACAAATGTTGCTATGAACAACAAAGCGGGAGTGATTGGTGGTGTCTCTGCCATGCTGATTATTACTTTATCTATTCCAACAGGAGAGACAGTTTTGTATGTATTTGCACGTGTCTTTGAGACTTTCATGGGGGTTTTCGTTGCCATGCTGGTCAATTCTGATGTGGATCGCTTGCGGAAAGTATTGAAATTAAAAAACGAAGAATAATGTCAGGAAATATAACATGGGTTCTTGACATAGAAATTTTTTCAGATTATAATAGAGCATGAGAAAGGAATTTGCAATGAAGGAAAAGGAATTTCGTCGCAATATGGCTGTTTTTCCCATTGGTAGCGTTATGAAATTGACGGATTTGACAGCACGTCAGATTCGTTATTATGAAGATCAAGAATTAATCAAGCCTGATCGAAATGAAGGAAATCGCCGCATGTATTCATTAAATGATATGGATCGCTTGTTGGAGATTAAAGATTACATTTCAGAAGGTTACAATATTGCTGCGATTAAGCGAAAATATGCCGAGCGCGAAGCGAAATACAAGAAGCCGGTGAGTGAGAAAGACGTTCGTCGAGCCCTTCATAAAGACATTTTACAACAAGGTCGCTTTGCTTCTTCCCTTCCACCATTTGGTCGTATGCATTGACCAATATCAATTTTTTTAAATTTCATAAGGAGATACTCATGCCAATTACAGTAGCTGACATTCGTCGCGAAGTGAAAGAAAAAAATGTTACCTTTATCCGTTTGATGTTTTCGGATGTTTTAGGAACGATGAAAAACGTTGAAATTCCAGCGACTGATGAACAGCTGAATAAAGTTTTATCCAACAAAGTGATGTTCGATGGTTCTTCTATCGAAGGTTTTGTGCGTATCAATGAGTCAGATATGTACCTTTATCCTGACTTGGATACATGGACGGTTTTCCCTTGGGGAGACGAAAACGGAAGTGTCGCAGGACTGATTTGCGATGTCTATACGACGGAAGGAACGTCTTTTAAAGGGGATCCGCGTGGAAATTTGAAACGCGCTTTACGTCACATGGAAGAATTAGGATTCAAATCCTTTAATTTAGGTCCTGAGCCAGAATTTTTCTTATTTAAACTTGATGAGAATGGTGATCCAACTCTTGAGGTAAATGATAAGGGTGGCTATTTTGACCTTGCTCCGACTGACCTGGCTGACAATACTCGCCGTGAAATCGTTAATGTCCTTACAACAATGGGATTTGAAGTAGAAGCCAGTCACCATGAGGTAGCTATCGGTCAGCACGAAATTGACTTTAAATACGATGAAGTTCTCCGTGCCTGTGATAAGATTCAGTTGTTTAAGCTGGTTGTTAAGACAATTGCCCGCAAGCATGGTTTGTACGCTACTTTTATGGCAAAACCAAAATTTGGTATTGCTGGTTCAGGTATGCACTGTAACATGTCGCTCTTTAATCAAGACGGTCAGAATGCTTTCTTTGATCCAGAAGATCCAAATGGCATGCAATTATCAAAAACTGCTTATTATTTCCTTGGTGGTCTGATTAAGCATGCTTACAATTATACAGCTATCATGAACCCGACTGTCAACTCTTATAAACGTTTGGTTCCGGGTTATGAAGCTCCTGTGTATATTGCTTGGGCAGGACGGAATCGTTCTCCACTTGTTCGCGTGCCAGCTTCACGCGGTATGGGAACACGTTTGGAATTGCGTTCTGTTGACCCAATGGCTAATCCTTATATTGCTATGGCTGTTCTTCTTGAAGTTGGACTTCATGGGATTGAAAATAAAATTGAAGCACCTGCTCCGATTGAAGAAAATATCTATGTCATGACAGCAGAAGAGCGCAAAGAAGCGGGTATTACAGACCTTCCTTCTACTCTACATAATGCGGTGAAAGCACTGACAGAAGATGAAGTTGTAAAAGCTGCACTTGGGAACCATATTTATACAAGTTTTGTAGAAGCAAAACGCATCGAATGGGCAAGCTATGCCACTTTTGTTTCCCAATGGGAAGTAGACAACTATCTTGATTTGTATTAATAAATTGGAAATGAGGCTTAGAAAAAGTCTCGTTTTCTTATCTGATGAATGAAAAAGTACTAATCAAAATAATGCCACTTTTTCTACATTTTTGAGCAAATGGCGAAAAACTTGTATAATAGAGCATATCTGTTTAAAAAATTTAGCATTTCCGATATAATAAACAGAACAAAGGGAGGTGAAGCAGGTGTATTGTGTGATTGAAATGTATGGCAAAGATGAGCCTTGGTGGTTTTTTGATGACTGGGAAGCTAATATCGTATCTATACAACATTTTGATGACTATTATACTGCTTTAAAGTATTATAAGCGCCAATGGCTGAAGTTGGTAGCTGCTTTTCCTTTCTATAAAAGTCGAAGTGATTTAATGTCCATTTTTTGGGATGCAGAAGATTTGAGCTGGTGTGAAGAATGTAGTGATTCTGTCCAGCAATACCATTCTCTCGCTTTATTGGAAAATGATGGTGTCATTCCTAAAGAGAAATGGAGACCGGGCTATAATAAACAAAATAGTGAAGAGGAACACCGTGCTTGCTCTCTAACGTTTAAATAATTTACAAAATGGTGATTTTTCATCATTTTTTTATTTTCTTCTGCGAATAATATAAAGTGAGGAGGAGATATGGTTCAAAACATTGCACAGGCTATTATTTGTCAGGCTAAGGAAGAACGAGCACAGGACATTTATTTTGTTCCGAAGGAAAATGTTTACGAGTTGTATATGCGAATTGGAGATGAACGCCGTTTTATACGCAATTATGAATTTGAAGAGCTAGCTGCTGTAATCAGTCATTTCAAGTTTACTGCTGGGATGAATGTGGGAGAAAAACGTCGCAGTCAGCTGGGCTCTTGTGATTATCAATATAGTGACAGGAAAACGTCGCTACGGTTGTCAACAGTAGGGGATTACCGTGGATATGAAAGCCTGGTGATTCGTCTATTGCATGATGAAGAAGCAGAGCTGAAGTTTTGGTTTGCTCAAATTCCGGAGTTGAAAGAACGTTTCAAACAGCGAGGGCTTTACCTTTTTTCAGGACCGGTAGGAAGTGGTAAAACTACTCTCATGCACCAGTTGGCTCAAGAGCGTTTTGCCAATCAGCAAATCATGTCAATTGAAGATCCGGTTGAAATCAAACAAGCAGGGATGTTACAGCTGCAGCTGAACGAAGCGATTGGTTTAACTTATGAAAGTTTGATTAAACTTTCTCTTCGGCATCGACCAGATTTATTGATTATCGGAGAGATTCGTGATGCGGAGACAGCACGGGCAGTTGTTCGAGCTAGCTTAACGGGAGTGACTGTTTTTTCAACTATTCATGCTAAAAGCGTACGAGGTGTCTATGAACGGTTGCTGGAGTTGGGAGTGACAGAAGCCGAGCTGAAAGTTGTCTTACAAGGGATTTGTTACCAACGCTTAATTGCGAAAGGAGGAATAGTGGATTTTGTCAGTGAGAAGTATCAAGAACACGAGCCAATCGATTGGAATAGGCAGATTGATCAGCTTCATGCAGCAGGACATATCAATCTTGAGCAGGCAGAAGCGGAAAAAATTATCCACAGTTAGGCAGAAAAAGGTCGTAGAGTTGCTGAATAATCTTTTTTCTAGTGGCTTTCATTTGGCAGAAATTATCGACTTTTTGAAGCGAAGTGCCTTGTTAGAAGAAGTCTATGTGGACAGGATGAAAGAGGGTTTGTCAACAGGAAAGCCTTTTTCGGACATTATGGCTAGTTTAGGTTTTTCAGATAATGTGGTAACACAACTTTCGCTGGCAGAATTACACGGAAATCTCTCACTCAGTCTGAGTAAGATTGAGGAATACTTGGAAAATGTCTCAAAAATTAAGAAAAAGTTGGTTGAAGTGGCGACTTATCCCTTTATTTTGTTTGTTTTTTTGATATTCATTATGCTGGGATTACGTAATTATTTACTCCCGCAACTCGATCGTCAAAATGTAGCAACGCAGATTATCAGTAATTTGCCGCAACTTTTTCTGGGTTCATTAGGGGTAGTCTTTGTTTTGTTCGTGATAGGTTTTTATTGGTTTCAGAAAAGCTCCAAAATAGCAGCATTTCATTTGTTAGCTCGACTTCCTTTTTGTGGAACTTTTATTCAAATCTATTTGACAGCTTATTATGCGAGAGAATGGGGAAATATGATTGGTCAAGGTTTAGAACTCAGTCAGATTTTTCAGATGATGCAAGGGCAACGCTCTGCTATGTTTCAAGAAATTGGAAAAGATTTAGAAGTTGCGCTGCAAAATGGTCAGGAATTTTCACAAGTAGTGAAATATTATCCATTTTTTAAAAAGGAATTAGGCTTGATAATTGAATACGGTGAAGTGAAATCCAAATTGGGACGTGAATTAGAAGTTTATGCCCAAAAAACATGGGAGACATTTTTTAAACGTGTTCATCAAGCGATGAATGTTATTCAGCCACTAGTGTTTGTCTTTGTGGCCTTGATGATTGTATTGTTATATGCAGCCATGTTGCTGCCAATTTATCAAAATATGGAGGTTCAATTATGAAAAAATTAAAAAGTTTGAAAGTTAAAGGTTTTACTTTAGTAGAAATGTTAGTCGTGCTTCTTATTATCAGTGTTTTGATGCTCTTGTTCGTGCCGAATTTGACCAAGCAAAAAGAAGCGGTGACGGAAAAAGGAAATGCAGCGGTGGTAAAAGTTGTGGAAAGCCAGGCAGAGCTGTTTGAGGTTAATCACACCAATGAAAAAGCGACACTCTCAAAATTAATCAACGAAGGCACGATTACAGACAAGCAGGCAGCATCTTATAAGGCTTACTATGCGAAACATACAAAAGAAGCTCGTTCTGTTGCAGATTAAGGGATTTACGCTTTTGGAAAGTTTGCTGACATTATTTATAACGAGTTTCTTATTGCTTGCGGTGTCGGGCTCTGTTCGTTCTTCTTTTGAACAGGTGGAAGAGCAGATTTTCTTTCTGGAGTTTGAGCATTTTTATCGGGAAAGTCAGAAGTTGAGTAGCTCAGCTCAAAGTCAGCTGGACATGAATTTTTCTCGCGAGAGGATT
This Streptococcus anginosus DNA region includes the following protein-coding sequences:
- a CDS encoding phosphoglycerate kinase, whose translation is MAKLTVKDVELKGKKVLVRVDFNVPLKDGVITNDNRISAALPTIKYILEHGGRAILFSHLGRVKEEADKEGKSLAPVAADLAKKLGQDVAFLPGVTRGAELEAAINALKDGEVLLVENTRFEDVDGKKESKNDPELGKYWASLGDGIFVNDAFGTAHRAHASNVGISANVDKAVAGFLLENEIAYIKEAVENPVRPFVAILGGSKVSDKIGVIENLLEKADKVLIGGGMTYTFYKAQGIEIGNSLVEEDKLDIAKALLEKANGKLILPVDSKEANAFADYTEVKDTEGEAVDLGFLGLDIGPKSIAKFDQELTGAKTVVWNGPMGVFENPDFQAGTIGVMDAIVKQPGVKSIIGGGDSAAAAINLGRADKFSWISTGGGASMELLEGKVLPGLAALTEK
- a CDS encoding FUSC family protein yields the protein MGYFKKYKFDKSKFKLGMRTFKTGVAVFIVLLIFGLFGWKGLQIGALTAVFSLREDFDKSVHFGTSRILGNSIGGLYALLFFLINNLFHEQFWVTLLVVPICTMLTIMTNVAMNNKAGVIGGVSAMLIITLSIPTGETVLYVFARVFETFMGVFVAMLVNSDVDRLRKVLKLKNEE
- a CDS encoding MerR family transcriptional regulator is translated as MKEKEFRRNMAVFPIGSVMKLTDLTARQIRYYEDQELIKPDRNEGNRRMYSLNDMDRLLEIKDYISEGYNIAAIKRKYAEREAKYKKPVSEKDVRRALHKDILQQGRFASSLPPFGRMH
- the glnA gene encoding type I glutamate--ammonia ligase, with translation MPITVADIRREVKEKNVTFIRLMFSDVLGTMKNVEIPATDEQLNKVLSNKVMFDGSSIEGFVRINESDMYLYPDLDTWTVFPWGDENGSVAGLICDVYTTEGTSFKGDPRGNLKRALRHMEELGFKSFNLGPEPEFFLFKLDENGDPTLEVNDKGGYFDLAPTDLADNTRREIVNVLTTMGFEVEASHHEVAIGQHEIDFKYDEVLRACDKIQLFKLVVKTIARKHGLYATFMAKPKFGIAGSGMHCNMSLFNQDGQNAFFDPEDPNGMQLSKTAYYFLGGLIKHAYNYTAIMNPTVNSYKRLVPGYEAPVYIAWAGRNRSPLVRVPASRGMGTRLELRSVDPMANPYIAMAVLLEVGLHGIENKIEAPAPIEENIYVMTAEERKEAGITDLPSTLHNAVKALTEDEVVKAALGNHIYTSFVEAKRIEWASYATFVSQWEVDNYLDLY
- a CDS encoding DUF1033 family protein translates to MYCVIEMYGKDEPWWFFDDWEANIVSIQHFDDYYTALKYYKRQWLKLVAAFPFYKSRSDLMSIFWDAEDLSWCEECSDSVQQYHSLALLENDGVIPKEKWRPGYNKQNSEEEHRACSLTFK
- the comGA gene encoding competence type IV pilus ATPase ComGA; the encoded protein is MVQNIAQAIICQAKEERAQDIYFVPKENVYELYMRIGDERRFIRNYEFEELAAVISHFKFTAGMNVGEKRRSQLGSCDYQYSDRKTSLRLSTVGDYRGYESLVIRLLHDEEAELKFWFAQIPELKERFKQRGLYLFSGPVGSGKTTLMHQLAQERFANQQIMSIEDPVEIKQAGMLQLQLNEAIGLTYESLIKLSLRHRPDLLIIGEIRDAETARAVVRASLTGVTVFSTIHAKSVRGVYERLLELGVTEAELKVVLQGICYQRLIAKGGIVDFVSEKYQEHEPIDWNRQIDQLHAAGHINLEQAEAEKIIHS
- the comGB gene encoding competence type IV pilus assembly protein ComGB gives rise to the protein MQQDISILSRQKRKKLSTVRQKKVVELLNNLFSSGFHLAEIIDFLKRSALLEEVYVDRMKEGLSTGKPFSDIMASLGFSDNVVTQLSLAELHGNLSLSLSKIEEYLENVSKIKKKLVEVATYPFILFVFLIFIMLGLRNYLLPQLDRQNVATQIISNLPQLFLGSLGVVFVLFVIGFYWFQKSSKIAAFHLLARLPFCGTFIQIYLTAYYAREWGNMIGQGLELSQIFQMMQGQRSAMFQEIGKDLEVALQNGQEFSQVVKYYPFFKKELGLIIEYGEVKSKLGRELEVYAQKTWETFFKRVHQAMNVIQPLVFVFVALMIVLLYAAMLLPIYQNMEVQL
- the comGC gene encoding competence type IV pilus major pilin ComGC, producing the protein MKKLKSLKVKGFTLVEMLVVLLIISVLMLLFVPNLTKQKEAVTEKGNAAVVKVVESQAELFEVNHTNEKATLSKLINEGTITDKQAASYKAYYAKHTKEARSVAD
- the comGD gene encoding competence type IV pilus minor pilin ComGD yields the protein MRNIQKKLVLLQIKGFTLLESLLTLFITSFLLLAVSGSVRSSFEQVEEQIFFLEFEHFYRESQKLSSSAQSQLDMNFSRERISNGYNYLAVPRSIQAPEDLTLHFDKAGGNSSLGKIVFQTKKQTVTYQLYLGNGKFKKTTR